In the genome of Bacillus sp. S3, one region contains:
- a CDS encoding ABC transporter substrate-binding protein produces the protein MKKMSIAIIVGLMFLFVLSGCSSSKSNGSEKKEVKDEKMDLVNDGKLTFAMSGLLKPLNYKDGGKLVGFDVEIGNEIAKRVGLEANPVTNPWETIIQGLKGKKYDAIIGSMTATEERAKQVDFTNPYYISGAQIFVADSNDTLKTKDDLKDKRIGVMQASTYKIVAEQYTKDIKNYPSDVYALQDLGPGRVDAVITDKIVGISAMKESGLKIKDVDEILQEEKIAIAVNKDNPVLLKKINEAIKSMVDDGTYEKISVKWFGKNLLEK, from the coding sequence ATGAAGAAGATGTCTATTGCTATCATTGTAGGTTTAATGTTCCTTTTTGTTTTAAGCGGCTGCAGTTCAAGTAAATCGAATGGATCAGAGAAGAAGGAAGTAAAGGATGAGAAAATGGATTTGGTCAACGATGGGAAATTAACATTTGCCATGAGTGGTTTGCTTAAACCGTTAAATTATAAAGACGGAGGAAAACTTGTTGGTTTTGATGTTGAAATCGGTAATGAAATCGCGAAAAGGGTTGGGTTAGAGGCTAATCCAGTAACAAACCCATGGGAAACGATTATACAAGGATTGAAAGGAAAGAAATATGACGCGATTATCGGAAGTATGACAGCAACGGAAGAACGGGCGAAACAGGTAGATTTTACAAATCCCTACTATATATCCGGCGCACAAATCTTTGTAGCGGACTCCAATGATACGTTGAAGACGAAAGATGACTTGAAGGATAAAAGAATAGGGGTAATGCAAGCAAGCACGTATAAGATAGTTGCCGAACAATATACAAAAGATATTAAAAATTATCCAAGTGATGTCTATGCCCTGCAAGACCTTGGACCAGGCCGTGTGGATGCAGTTATAACGGATAAAATCGTTGGAATCTCCGCTATGAAAGAATCAGGATTGAAAATTAAGGATGTTGACGAAATCCTACAAGAAGAAAAAATTGCGATTGCGGTTAATAAGGACAATCCAGTCCTTCTAAAAAAGATAAACGAAGCAATTAAGTCAATGGTTGACGATGGAACGTATGAAAAGATAAGCGTGAAATGGTTTGGCAAGAATCTCCTGGAAAAGTAA
- a CDS encoding amino acid ABC transporter permease — protein sequence MNFIESIASIFQTHGMAFLKATVTTVELTAVSLLIAMVIGLIFAFFKVSNITILEKIADTYIFLVRGLPLIVQLMFLYYGISSVLVLNDFTAGALALGIHSGAYIAEIFRGSIQSIDRGQMEAARSLGMPYTLSMRRIILPQAFKRAIPALGNQFIIGLKDSSLVAYIAVTELFNNALSAQAENYMPFETYFVVGLYYLFLVLVFTIIVNKIEKKLDVGKSRGGKRFDQSGKAMQSV from the coding sequence ATGAATTTTATCGAAAGTATTGCTTCTATTTTCCAAACCCATGGAATGGCATTTCTAAAAGCGACCGTGACTACTGTGGAACTTACGGCTGTATCCTTATTGATAGCTATGGTAATCGGTTTGATATTTGCCTTTTTCAAGGTTTCTAACATTACCATTCTAGAAAAAATAGCCGATACCTATATTTTTCTAGTTCGAGGGCTTCCTTTGATTGTCCAGCTTATGTTTTTGTATTATGGCATATCAAGCGTGCTCGTGTTAAATGATTTTACCGCAGGTGCACTTGCCTTGGGAATTCACTCTGGTGCCTATATAGCTGAAATTTTTCGGGGATCTATTCAATCGATTGACCGTGGACAAATGGAGGCGGCTCGCTCCTTAGGGATGCCATACACACTTTCCATGCGCCGTATTATTCTTCCTCAGGCATTTAAAAGAGCAATTCCAGCATTGGGGAACCAATTTATTATCGGATTAAAAGATTCTTCCCTTGTAGCTTACATTGCTGTTACAGAATTGTTTAACAACGCTCTCTCCGCCCAGGCTGAGAACTACATGCCGTTTGAGACCTATTTTGTTGTTGGACTTTACTATCTATTCCTCGTTCTTGTTTTTACCATAATCGTTAATAAGATCGAGAAGAAGTTAGATGTAGGAAAGAGCAGGGGAGGGAAACGTTTTGATCAAAGTGGAAAAGCTATGCAAAGCGTTTGA
- a CDS encoding amino acid ABC transporter ATP-binding protein, producing MIKVEKLCKAFDGLEVLKNISLEIKKSEVVVLIGASGSGKSTLLRCINFLEIKNSGEIEINGQLIDTNKTDLNKVRENMGMVFQHFNLFPHMTVMENVIEAPIHVKKISKQDAIEKATKLLEKVGLADKAQQYPEQLSGGQKQRVAIARALAMEPDVMLFDEPTSALDPELVGEVLETMKSLARDGMTMVIVTHEMGFAREVADRVIMLADGQMIEEGHPAVFFTKPEHERTRRFLQQVL from the coding sequence TTGATCAAAGTGGAAAAGCTATGCAAAGCGTTTGATGGATTAGAGGTTTTAAAAAATATTTCATTAGAAATTAAGAAATCAGAAGTAGTCGTACTGATTGGGGCCAGCGGTTCAGGAAAAAGTACATTATTAAGGTGCATTAACTTTCTTGAAATTAAAAATAGCGGTGAAATTGAAATCAATGGACAATTAATTGATACAAACAAAACTGATTTAAATAAAGTAAGGGAAAATATGGGGATGGTCTTTCAGCACTTTAATCTATTCCCGCATATGACCGTAATGGAGAATGTGATTGAGGCACCTATCCATGTAAAGAAAATAAGTAAGCAGGATGCAATCGAGAAAGCGACAAAGCTCTTGGAAAAAGTAGGACTGGCAGATAAAGCACAACAATATCCTGAACAATTGTCCGGGGGCCAAAAGCAAAGGGTGGCCATTGCCAGGGCGCTGGCAATGGAACCTGATGTAATGTTATTTGATGAGCCGACCTCTGCTTTAGATCCAGAGCTTGTTGGCGAAGTGCTGGAGACGATGAAGAGTTTGGCAAGAGATGGAATGACGATGGTAATTGTTACACATGAAATGGGGTTTGCAAGGGAAGTCGCCGACCGTGTCATAATGCTGGCAGATGGACAAATGATTGAGGAGGGCCACCCCGCTGTCTTCTTTACCAAGCCAGAGCATGAGCGGACACGGCGATTTTTACAACAAGTTTTATAG
- a CDS encoding M20/M25/M40 family metallo-hydrolase, producing the protein MLSSREEVLKITNELVEVESVVNTIGEIDMANSLYHLIGSLPYFQKNPSYVIKSVTEHDEIERYNVLALVKGTKEKSNKAIILMGHMDTVGIEDYGKLKDKACFPDELMKALSNETMPPLVKEHLDSGQWHFGRGVLDMKSGVASHFFLLKYYSEHPEKLSGNLVLLAECDEEDSSHGVLSALGDLKRWRDEHHLDYLALINSDFVAPRFEGDRNRYIYKGTVGKLLPSFFITGSETHAGSCFEGLDPNYLAAELTRQISYNPDLCDESLGETTVPPVSLKQTDFKPTYTIQTALSAYVYFNFFIHSWSPKDVIIKLKDQAELAFNHALSKLAERHRKYCERSGQHYSELPWKPRVIIYEDMQKLLVDQHGETFLKHMEKFKTKLLLDNTLDTRMFAARVVEEEWNWMKDKSPAIIMFYSSLYSPRIEMTGKNEREQNLLKALDDAVETVQPHYPHPIVTRNYFPYVCDMSCVALSDDEEGIRAVTENNPGWGTKHYVNYEAIREINVPVVNIGPYGYDAHNRYERMEILYSTEIVPNLTNEVICRLLGMDSKQTAQLLADETITKG; encoded by the coding sequence ATGCTTTCTAGTCGCGAAGAAGTATTAAAAATAACAAATGAATTAGTAGAAGTGGAAAGTGTAGTTAATACCATTGGTGAGATCGATATGGCTAACAGTTTGTATCACCTGATAGGATCCTTGCCCTATTTTCAAAAAAATCCCTCCTATGTGATCAAGTCGGTAACAGAACATGATGAAATCGAGAGGTATAATGTCCTGGCATTGGTGAAAGGGACGAAGGAGAAGAGTAATAAAGCCATCATCTTAATGGGGCATATGGATACGGTTGGAATTGAGGATTACGGAAAATTAAAAGACAAGGCATGCTTTCCAGATGAATTAATGAAAGCGCTGTCTAATGAAACTATGCCGCCCCTTGTAAAAGAGCACTTAGATTCAGGCCAGTGGCATTTTGGCCGAGGAGTCTTAGATATGAAGAGCGGTGTAGCAAGCCATTTCTTTCTATTAAAATACTACTCCGAGCACCCTGAGAAATTATCTGGAAATCTTGTTTTGTTAGCGGAGTGTGATGAAGAAGATAGTTCTCATGGTGTTTTATCAGCGCTTGGAGATTTAAAGAGGTGGAGAGATGAACATCATTTGGATTATCTTGCACTGATCAACTCGGATTTCGTTGCACCAAGATTTGAGGGGGATCGGAACCGATATATCTATAAAGGGACAGTCGGCAAACTGCTCCCTTCCTTCTTCATTACCGGTTCTGAAACTCATGCAGGTTCCTGCTTTGAAGGGTTGGATCCGAACTATCTAGCAGCAGAGCTGACAAGGCAGATAAGCTACAATCCAGATTTATGTGATGAATCATTAGGAGAAACCACCGTCCCGCCCGTTTCCTTAAAGCAAACGGATTTTAAGCCGACATATACGATACAAACAGCCTTATCTGCCTATGTTTATTTTAATTTCTTTATCCACTCTTGGTCGCCGAAGGATGTCATCATTAAGCTTAAGGATCAAGCAGAACTGGCGTTTAATCATGCGTTAAGTAAATTAGCAGAGAGGCATCGAAAATATTGTGAACGCAGTGGACAGCACTATTCCGAATTGCCATGGAAACCGAGGGTCATTATTTACGAGGATATGCAAAAGCTCCTTGTCGATCAGCATGGTGAGACCTTTTTGAAGCATATGGAAAAGTTTAAAACAAAGCTTCTGTTAGATAATACGCTTGATACAAGAATGTTCGCAGCGCGGGTCGTGGAAGAAGAATGGAACTGGATGAAAGACAAGAGCCCGGCAATCATCATGTTTTATTCGTCCCTTTATTCTCCTCGTATTGAGATGACTGGGAAAAATGAACGGGAACAAAATTTGCTGAAGGCATTGGATGATGCTGTTGAAACTGTGCAGCCACACTATCCACATCCCATTGTGACAAGAAATTACTTCCCATATGTATGTGATATGAGTTGTGTAGCATTAAGTGATGATGAGGAAGGGATTCGTGCTGTAACTGAAAACAATCCAGGGTGGGGTACAAAACATTACGTTAATTATGAAGCAATTCGTGAGATTAATGTACCTGTTGTCAATATCGGTCCATATGGCTATGATGCCCATAATCGCTATGAACGAATGGAAATACTTTATTCTACCGAAATAGTGCCGAATCTTACAAATGAAGTAATCTGCAGATTATTGGGGATGGATAGCAAGCAAACGGCCCAGCTTTTAGCTGACGAAACCATTACAAAAGGCTAA
- a CDS encoding SDR family NAD(P)-dependent oxidoreductase: MNTGKYSDSLQDKRVVITGGASGIGLATAIRFAEEGSVVTILDINEERIQSTLKEYPRIKHGITADVSNAQEVKDAFEKIDSLKGGVDVLIANAGISVRAKFIDITPEQWKRVLGINLDGIFYTAQEAAKRMLSQGNGVILMTASTNGLVGHPYYADYNASKAGVNLLARTMALELAPTIRVNTVCPGYVLTPMQIAEYTPEMLEQVNEKIPLKRHALPEEVAGLYAFLASREAAYITGQHIPIDGGELA, encoded by the coding sequence TTGAACACAGGGAAATATTCAGACAGTCTTCAAGATAAACGTGTAGTTATCACAGGCGGAGCAAGCGGAATCGGTCTCGCCACTGCCATTCGGTTCGCCGAAGAAGGGTCAGTTGTCACGATTTTGGATATTAATGAAGAACGAATTCAGAGTACTCTCAAGGAATACCCAAGAATTAAGCATGGAATAACAGCCGATGTCAGTAACGCGCAAGAAGTTAAGGATGCTTTTGAAAAAATTGATTCTTTGAAGGGCGGAGTAGATGTCCTGATTGCGAACGCTGGAATTAGTGTTAGGGCTAAGTTTATCGATATCACACCTGAACAGTGGAAAAGAGTACTCGGAATTAATCTCGATGGGATTTTTTATACCGCTCAGGAAGCTGCTAAACGCATGCTTTCCCAAGGGAATGGGGTTATTTTGATGACGGCTTCAACGAATGGACTGGTGGGACATCCATATTATGCTGATTACAATGCATCGAAAGCAGGGGTCAATCTCTTGGCCAGAACAATGGCATTAGAGCTTGCACCGACAATTCGGGTGAATACCGTCTGCCCGGGATATGTTTTAACACCTATGCAAATTGCAGAATATACCCCAGAGATGCTGGAACAAGTGAACGAAAAAATTCCTTTAAAAAGACATGCTCTCCCAGAAGAAGTAGCGGGTCTGTATGCCTTTTTAGCATCTCGGGAGGCCGCCTATATCACCGGCCAGCATATTCCCATTGATGGCGGGGAACTAGCGTGA
- a CDS encoding SDR family NAD(P)-dependent oxidoreductase, producing the protein MINYEELMQLDGKVALVTGGASGIGLASAKLLAEANVRVALLDINEEQGLKAVDEIAKNGSEAVFIRCDVTSNNDCKNAVEKAEELFGRIDILFNNAGVIKRKNVVDHHEEEWDLVLNVSLKGVFLLSKYAIPLMAKNGGGSIINTGSGWGLKGGDAAASYCAAKAGVVNLTKAMAIDHGKQNIRVNCICPGDTDTPLLRDEAKQLQFDEESFLASSAVGRPLERIGTPHDIAKGVLFLASDMASWVTGTVLTVDGGGLA; encoded by the coding sequence ATGATTAACTACGAAGAATTAATGCAATTAGATGGAAAAGTGGCATTGGTGACCGGCGGAGCATCTGGAATCGGATTGGCTTCGGCCAAACTTTTGGCCGAAGCCAATGTCCGTGTAGCCTTGCTTGATATAAATGAAGAGCAAGGATTAAAAGCGGTAGATGAAATTGCTAAAAATGGTTCGGAAGCAGTGTTCATTCGGTGTGATGTTACATCGAATAATGATTGTAAAAATGCCGTTGAAAAGGCAGAAGAGTTATTTGGGAGAATCGATATTCTTTTCAATAATGCAGGTGTCATTAAGAGGAAAAATGTAGTCGATCATCATGAGGAAGAATGGGATTTAGTCTTGAATGTTTCTTTAAAGGGTGTGTTTTTATTATCGAAATATGCCATTCCGCTGATGGCTAAAAATGGCGGAGGGAGTATTATCAATACCGGATCCGGCTGGGGGCTGAAAGGCGGGGATGCAGCAGCTTCTTACTGTGCAGCGAAAGCGGGTGTAGTCAACTTAACAAAGGCAATGGCAATCGATCATGGTAAACAAAATATCCGTGTCAATTGCATATGTCCTGGTGACACAGATACACCGTTATTACGAGATGAAGCAAAACAATTACAATTTGACGAAGAATCATTCCTAGCATCGTCAGCAGTTGGCCGGCCGCTTGAAAGGATTGGAACACCTCATGATATTGCAAAGGGTGTATTATTTCTAGCAAGTGATATGGCGTCGTGGGTCACGGGCACAGTATTAACAGTAGATGGCGGGGGTTTAGCCTAA
- the gcvPA gene encoding aminomethyl-transferring glycine dehydrogenase subunit GcvPA — protein MNNLKNTAHPYIPNTVPEVQEEMLREIGVKTIDELFDGIPEELHYKKEMNIPKALSEFELRRYIEGILNKNINTKEYLNFLGAGCWNHYVPAVCDEVNQRAEFLTAYAGDPYEDHGRYQALFEYQSLMAELVDMDVVNVPTFDWAQAAATSIRMANRITGRKEVLLPKTIAPDRLKIIKNYCSPHIDCILVDYEEDSGQINMNDLKAKLSANTAAVYFENPSYLGFIETQGQKISKLAKSFKAITIVGVDPSSLGVLEPPSRYGADIVCGDLQPLGMHMNYGGGQSGFIATHDDVTFIQEYPSRLFGIAPTVVEGEYGFGDVFYDRTSFALREKGKESVGTQTALWGITAGVYLSLLGPNGMYELGKSIMQKSQYAMGQLENIPNVVASRFVSTNFKEFVVDFSHTGKSVKEINQYLLDHGIFGGKDLSEEFPELGQCSLFCITEIHSKEDIDRLVSTIQDCVESIENKEERNGVHAKN, from the coding sequence ATGAATAATTTAAAGAACACAGCGCATCCATATATTCCGAATACAGTTCCAGAAGTACAGGAAGAGATGTTAAGGGAGATTGGTGTAAAAACAATTGATGAGCTTTTCGACGGTATACCGGAGGAATTGCATTATAAGAAAGAAATGAATATTCCTAAGGCACTTTCAGAATTTGAGCTTAGGAGATATATCGAAGGAATTTTAAATAAAAACATTAATACGAAAGAATACTTAAACTTTTTAGGGGCTGGCTGTTGGAATCATTATGTTCCGGCCGTGTGCGATGAAGTGAATCAACGGGCGGAATTTTTAACGGCCTATGCCGGGGACCCATATGAAGATCATGGCAGATATCAAGCATTATTTGAGTATCAAAGTTTGATGGCAGAATTAGTAGATATGGATGTTGTCAATGTCCCGACCTTTGATTGGGCACAAGCAGCAGCCACCTCCATCCGAATGGCAAACCGGATTACGGGACGAAAGGAAGTCCTTTTACCGAAAACCATTGCACCAGATCGCTTGAAAATAATTAAAAACTATTGCTCACCGCATATTGACTGTATTCTCGTGGACTATGAAGAGGATTCTGGTCAAATCAATATGAACGATCTTAAAGCTAAGCTGTCAGCAAACACGGCTGCTGTCTATTTTGAAAACCCTTCCTATTTGGGATTTATTGAAACACAAGGTCAAAAGATTAGTAAACTGGCAAAAAGCTTTAAAGCGATTACGATCGTCGGAGTTGATCCGAGTTCTTTGGGAGTCCTTGAGCCTCCAAGTCGTTATGGGGCTGATATTGTATGCGGTGACCTGCAGCCGCTTGGTATGCATATGAATTATGGCGGCGGTCAGTCGGGCTTTATCGCTACACATGATGATGTAACTTTTATTCAAGAATATCCATCGCGGCTTTTTGGGATTGCCCCTACAGTGGTCGAGGGAGAGTATGGGTTTGGAGATGTATTCTATGATCGAACATCTTTTGCCCTTAGAGAAAAAGGGAAAGAGTCGGTTGGAACCCAAACCGCATTATGGGGGATTACAGCAGGTGTATATCTTTCCTTACTAGGACCAAATGGCATGTATGAGCTCGGTAAATCGATTATGCAAAAATCCCAATATGCGATGGGGCAACTGGAGAACATTCCGAACGTTGTTGCATCCCGATTTGTATCCACAAATTTTAAAGAGTTCGTTGTGGACTTTTCTCATACAGGAAAATCAGTGAAGGAAATAAACCAATATTTATTAGACCATGGCATTTTTGGGGGCAAAGACTTATCGGAGGAGTTCCCGGAATTAGGGCAGTGTTCATTATTTTGTATTACGGAAATTCATTCAAAAGAAGACATCGATCGCTTAGTAAGTACCATTCAAGATTGTGTGGAATCAATTGAAAATAAGGAAGAAAGGAATGGTGTACATGCAAAAAATTAA
- the gcvPB gene encoding aminomethyl-transferring glycine dehydrogenase subunit GcvPB — protein MQKINRDHKVRNYHQAKWDEPIIFELHKSGERGVTLPPVEEEITNNVGDGVSAIPLEMVRKKTPKLPEISQNRVLRHYLRLSQETLGAAFNVEIGQGTCTMKYSPKINEMFASSPKMSELHPLQDERTVQGMLEVTHKLDLCMREISGMDFFSFQPGSGTQSLFTMASIVRAYHEANGEGEQRNEIITTIFSHPSQAATAAVKGYKIITLYPDQDGFPDIEKLKAAVSERTAGFVVANPEDTGIYNPRIKEFTKIVHDAGGICYYDQANANGLLGITRAKEAGFDMCFFNLHKTFSTPHACGGPATGALGVVEKLKEFMPGPLVEKQGDSYHLIDNLKHSIGKVRSFQGVPQTVLRAYAWIRALGAEGLKDVAKIAVLNNNYLYHKILTIQGADAPYIKGKRLEQVRYSWEQLTKDTGVTTDDISRRMADFAHHYWSSHHPFVVPEPFTLEPTESLSKADLDEYIASLTHISHEAYTNPEKVKNAPHNSTIHRVDEQDYFENPEKWCITWRSYLKKATKTEKVNS, from the coding sequence ATGCAAAAAATTAACCGGGATCATAAAGTCAGAAATTATCATCAGGCAAAATGGGATGAGCCCATTATTTTTGAACTCCATAAAAGCGGCGAACGAGGAGTCACGCTCCCTCCTGTTGAAGAAGAAATTACAAACAATGTCGGCGATGGAGTTTCAGCTATACCATTGGAAATGGTCAGAAAAAAGACTCCGAAATTACCTGAAATCTCGCAAAATAGAGTGCTGCGCCATTATTTACGTCTATCACAAGAAACATTAGGAGCCGCCTTTAATGTAGAAATTGGGCAAGGAACATGCACGATGAAATACTCTCCTAAAATTAATGAAATGTTTGCCTCTTCACCGAAAATGTCTGAGCTGCATCCATTGCAGGATGAAAGAACTGTCCAGGGAATGCTTGAAGTTACGCACAAATTAGATTTATGCATGAGAGAGATTTCTGGTATGGACTTCTTTAGTTTTCAACCAGGAAGTGGGACACAATCATTATTTACGATGGCGTCAATTGTTCGGGCGTATCATGAAGCCAATGGTGAGGGAGAGCAGCGGAATGAAATCATCACGACGATTTTTTCCCATCCATCACAAGCGGCAACTGCTGCCGTAAAGGGCTATAAAATTATTACATTATATCCTGATCAAGACGGCTTCCCAGATATTGAGAAGCTAAAAGCGGCCGTTTCCGAAAGAACAGCAGGTTTTGTCGTCGCTAATCCCGAAGATACAGGAATCTATAACCCAAGAATAAAAGAGTTTACTAAAATCGTCCATGATGCTGGGGGAATCTGCTATTATGACCAAGCGAATGCAAACGGTTTGTTAGGCATCACAAGAGCGAAAGAGGCAGGCTTTGACATGTGCTTCTTTAACCTTCATAAAACCTTCTCAACCCCACACGCATGTGGCGGACCAGCAACTGGTGCATTGGGTGTCGTGGAAAAGTTAAAGGAATTTATGCCGGGACCGTTAGTTGAAAAGCAGGGTGATAGCTATCATTTGATTGATAACTTGAAACATAGCATTGGGAAAGTCCGGTCATTTCAAGGGGTTCCTCAAACTGTGCTGCGTGCCTATGCATGGATCAGGGCCCTTGGTGCCGAAGGTCTTAAGGATGTAGCGAAAATTGCTGTGTTAAATAACAATTATTTATACCATAAAATACTTACCATTCAAGGCGCCGATGCACCCTACATCAAAGGAAAAAGACTTGAGCAGGTTCGTTATAGCTGGGAGCAGTTAACGAAAGATACAGGTGTCACAACAGATGATATTTCCCGCCGTATGGCTGATTTTGCCCATCATTATTGGTCAAGTCATCATCCATTTGTTGTACCGGAGCCGTTTACGCTGGAACCGACTGAATCCCTTTCAAAAGCCGATTTAGATGAGTACATCGCGTCATTAACACATATCTCACACGAAGCATACACAAATCCGGAAAAGGTGAAGAATGCCCCGCATAATAGCACAATCCATCGTGTGGATGAGCAGGATTATTTCGAAAATCCGGAAAAATGGTGCATTACATGGCGGTCATATTTAAAGAAGGCAACTAAAACGGAAAAAGTAAATTCTTAA
- a CDS encoding RNA-guided endonuclease InsQ/TnpB family protein, with the protein MYRSYKIQIHPQHELFEYCDSLCFKAKNLYNITNYYIRQVYTSVRKEIRNENQLQVLRDIETHLPQMNDIRLKSYEKAKARPRKVDKKGKIIEPKLKLFKMPTQEKSFIGYTFVEALFKVMNQIDYTSMPSQSNQQTMRKVYDDWKSYFEASKKYKLNPASFSGKPKIPKYKPKNGRTTCYLTNQITEIKDGNILKLPGTHLQLNVGKISLSEGKLQQVRIVPSYGRYVLEIVFKGEQEKEIKRTDKQKNEFIFTPRRVIGIDLGVDNLATIVDNTGLKPLLIKGTGLKSTNQYYNKLRAKYMCIIRNGKGPKEGIYNTNRLISLDRKRNNRVMDFLHKASAKVVEVALERTIDTIIIGRNVGWKSGAEMKKSDKQTFIQIPYATFIEMIRFKAERQGIQVIDREESYTSKSSFLDQDPIPTFGDEIHPNFSGYRCSRAFYKIKGSKVLIHADVNGAFNIVRKHVKDAFEGLERKHFLQAPKKIIIMRKKAKLKALA; encoded by the coding sequence GTGTATAGATCCTATAAAATACAAATTCATCCTCAACATGAGTTGTTTGAATACTGTGATTCTCTATGTTTTAAGGCGAAAAATTTGTACAACATCACCAATTACTATATTCGTCAAGTATACACATCGGTAAGAAAAGAAATAAGAAATGAAAATCAACTTCAAGTGTTAAGGGATATTGAAACTCATTTACCACAAATGAATGATATTCGTCTAAAAAGCTATGAAAAAGCAAAAGCAAGACCTAGGAAGGTAGACAAAAAAGGCAAAATTATAGAACCAAAGTTGAAACTCTTCAAAATGCCAACCCAAGAGAAATCATTCATAGGATATACCTTTGTAGAAGCGCTATTCAAGGTCATGAACCAGATTGATTACACCTCAATGCCCTCTCAGTCCAATCAACAAACGATGAGGAAAGTTTATGATGATTGGAAAAGCTATTTTGAAGCCTCTAAGAAATATAAACTCAATCCTGCCAGCTTCTCCGGTAAGCCTAAGATTCCAAAATATAAACCTAAAAATGGCCGAACAACGTGCTATTTGACGAATCAAATTACTGAAATAAAAGATGGGAATATACTAAAATTACCAGGAACCCATCTTCAACTAAACGTGGGGAAAATCTCTCTTTCTGAAGGAAAATTACAACAGGTTCGGATTGTACCGTCCTATGGCCGCTATGTATTAGAGATCGTTTTTAAAGGTGAACAAGAAAAGGAAATCAAACGAACGGATAAACAAAAAAATGAATTTATTTTTACCCCAAGACGGGTAATAGGTATTGATTTAGGTGTTGATAACCTTGCAACTATCGTCGATAACACGGGGCTGAAACCTCTGCTTATCAAGGGCACAGGGCTAAAATCAACCAATCAATACTATAACAAATTAAGAGCTAAATACATGTGTATTATAAGAAATGGAAAGGGTCCAAAAGAAGGGATCTATAACACCAACCGGCTGATTTCCTTGGATCGAAAAAGGAATAACCGCGTCATGGACTTTTTACATAAAGCAAGCGCAAAAGTGGTGGAGGTTGCCTTAGAAAGAACGATCGATACCATCATCATAGGAAGAAATGTTGGTTGGAAATCGGGAGCAGAAATGAAAAAGTCTGATAAGCAAACTTTCATTCAAATTCCGTATGCAACTTTCATAGAAATGATTCGATTCAAGGCCGAACGTCAAGGTATTCAAGTCATCGACCGTGAAGAAAGCTACACCAGTAAGTCTAGCTTCTTGGATCAGGATCCAATCCCGACATTCGGAGATGAAATTCATCCCAATTTTAGTGGGTATCGATGTAGTAGAGCTTTTTATAAGATAAAAGGCTCAAAAGTTCTCATTCATGCGGATGTAAATGGCGCCTTTAATATTGTCCGCAAACATGTAAAGGATGCCTTTGAAGGACTTGAAAGAAAACATTTCCTTCAAGCTCCTAAGAAAATCATCATAATGAGAAAAAAAGCAAAGCTGAAGGCCTTGGCCTGA